One Holophagales bacterium genomic window, CCTCCGTCGCCACGAGGACGAGGCGCGCGCCCGCCTCCCCGCCGAGCCCCTCGCGGCCGGAGCGGAGCGCGTCGATCACCGCTGCGCGGTCGGGCCCCGAGAAACAGCGCAGGCGCGGGGCGTCGTCTTCGGCGCGCCGCGGGTGCCCCTCGGCTTCCGTGAGCCGGATCGACGGGCCCTCCGCAACCGCGACGCGCGCCGCGCGGCTCGAGGGAGCGGCCGGCAGCCATGGCTTTCCCCCGGGGAGCCTGCGGTGGTGGAGGCTGAGAGCAGCGACGGCGACGTGGACGAGGTCCGACGCGGCGTGGGAGTGCCCGAACCGCGGCACGAGACTCGTCGGGCGTTCGCCGGAGAGGTGGAGGATTGAATCTCCTTCCCCTTCTCCGCCTTTCTCGATCAGAGCCCAGACCCTGTCGCCGTCCCTCTCGGCGTCTTCGAGTCGCTTGACGACGAGGACCACCGCGGCGTCCCCGGGCGGGTTCTCCACTCCACCAGCAAGCGCCCGAACCGCGCTTGCGTGAACTCGCTCGCAGGAGAGGTCGACGGCGCCGACGAGCGCCGCATCGAGCTCGTTGCACCGCAGGGCCCTCATCGCGAGGGCAAGGGCCGTCGTTCCCGAGGCCTCCCCGGCCTGCACGGTGAACGCGGGCCCACCGAGGTCGAGCTGGGAGCTGAGCCGGTTCGCCGGGATGTTCGGCATCGTCCCGACGACGGCCGCCGCCTCGAGGACGGGGACGACCGCGTCGCGCGCGCCCTTCAACCACTCCGCGGAGGCCCCGGCCTCACGGGCCGTCCGGGCGAGACGCCAGCGCGTCCCCCACCGGGCGACCTCCGGGTCGGGCTCCATCCCGACGAAGACTCCGGTCCGCTCGCGTGGCAGCGCCGGGCTCCCGGCGAGCGCCTCGGACGCGGCGCGGAGCGCGGCGAGCTGCTGCGGCAGCGTCTGTCCGAGGTCCTTCGGGGGAAATCGGAGCCCTTCGAGATCCAGCTCGATGGGGCCCATGCGGCCTTCTCCCTGCCCGTCGAGGAGGCTCTCGTCCGAGAAGAGGGCCTCGGCGAATCGCGGCCGATCGGCGGCGCTCGCGACGGCGCAGCCGAGCCCGACGACGGCGAGCGTCGGGGCCAGAGCCGCCGCGCGCGCGACGTGCCGGTGGTCCAGCTCCGGCGCATCCTCCGAGACGATCAGGTGCGCGTTGTTCCCGCCGAAGCCGAACGCCGAGACCGCGGCGATCCGCGGTCCTTCGCACCGCCAGGGCTCGCGCCGTTCGATCAGCCGGAAGGGCGACCCGTCGAGCGCGGCGTTCGGCTCCCCGGCGTGAAGCGTGGGCGGCCGCGATCCGGCCTGCATCGCTCCGAGCACCTTCAGGAGCCCGGCCACGCCGGCGACCGTGATGAGGTGGCCGAGGTTCGACTTGAGCGATCCGAGCGGCACGCCTTCGAGCCCCGCGAAGACCGCGCCCGTGCTGCGGATCTCCGCGGCGTCTCCGACGGGCGTCCCGGTCGCGTGCGCCTCGACGAGGGAGACCCGTTCGGGTCCGAACCCCGCCTGCGCGTACGCGGCCCGGATGGCGCGCTCCTGCCCTTCTTCGGAAGGGGCGAGAAGACCCTTGCCGCGCCCGTCGTTCGAGAGGCCCACGCCCCGGATGACACCGTGAATCGTGTCGCCGTCCCGCCGCGCGTCCTCGAGTCGCTTCAGGACGACGAACGCGGCGCCCTCCGCGGGGACGAGGCCGTCGGCCTCCCGGTGAAAGGGACGCGAGCGGCCGCTCCGGCTCAGCGCGCCGAGCGCGCAGAAGCCGACGTGCAGGAAGAGGTCGTCGGCGCGCTGGACGGCTCCCGCGAGCATCCGGTCGGCCTCGCCGTCGTGGAGCCTGTCGCAGGCCAGCTTGATGGCGTAGAGCGCGCTGGCGCAGGCGGCGTCGATGCAGAACGCGCCCGCGCCGAGGCCCAGCGCGCGGCCGAGGAGCGCCGCGGTCCCGCCGCTCATGAAACGGTTCCTCGGGTCGACGGCGGCATCCCCGGGGCCGCGACGGTCGCCGGTCCAGACGCTGCGGGCGAAGGCGGCCATCCCCTCCGAGGGGAAGCCGAGGTTGCCGAAGATGGCTCCCGTCCGCGGCCGGGCACCGGGGAGAACTCCGTGACCGGAGCCAGCCCTCGCATCTCCGGAGTCCCTCAACGCCTCCCGTGCCGTGTGGAGAACCCAGTGGGAGAGAGGGTCGAGCCCCTCGAGCTCCTTCTCGCCGACGCCGAAACCCGACGGGTCCCAGACCTTCTCGAACCCGGAGACGTAGCCCCCCCGGTCGGACCAGGAGGCATCCGGCGCCGTGGCCCCCGGAGCGCAGAGGACCTCGCTCCTCTCGAGCCCCCAGCGTCCCTCCGGCGCGGGGCCGACGAGGTCGCGGCCCGCGGCGACGAGCTCCCAGAGCGCGGACGGGTCCAGCGCGCCGGGCAGGACGCAGGACCGCCCGACGATGGCGATCGGGGCGAACGGCAACAAGTCAGACCTGGCTGCCGGCCGGGTACGCGTGGGTCTCGACTCCGAGGAGGGCCGCGAGGCGCCGGCCCTTGTCGTCGGTGAAGTGGATGTCGGTCGTGACGCCGAGGCTTCCCACCTTGCGGCGGTACGCGGCCACGCTCACGACGCCCGGGGCCGGGGCGGACCGATAGGACCTCAGCTCGCCGATCGTCGTCGGCAGGTTCTCCCGCCCGAGCATCCGCTGCGCGTACAGAACGGCGACCTGGAGCCCTCCGTCGAGGGCCGCCACGTCGAGCTGCCAGGGGTTCGCCGTGCCGTTCGGCCAGCCGGCGCGCTCGACACCCTTCACGCGCCCTCCGGCGCCGTGGTCGGAGATCCCCTCGACCTCCTCGATGAGCTCGAACGCCCCCCTGTGGAAGAGGAGGTCCTGGTAGATCGGCTCTCCGGACCACGCACCGAGCTCGAGCTCGGGAAGTTCCGGCTCCGGCGTCCCGAGCTCGGAGAGAAGCTCGGCCCGGGCGCTGTAGTGATGGGTCCCCGCCGACCCCCGGACGTCCAGCTGCAGCCAGGTCCCGCTGCCGCCGAGAACCTGCCGCGCCTGGATGACGAAGCGGTCGCCCCCGTTGTCGAATCCTCCGAGCCTTATCCCCTTGAGGACCTTGATGTCGTGGAGAGCGGCGAGCGCGAGGCCGGGACGGAAGGAGCGCGCGGCGCGCGAGAGCCACTCCGCCGCGAGGACGACCGGGATGACGGGCGTCCCCTTGATCGAGTGACCTTCGAGGTAGCCGTGGCTCCTCCGCTGGACCTTCAGCTCGAGCTCCTGGACCCGGGCCTCGGCGCCCGCGAAGAGGAGCGCTTCGGCCTTCGGCTCGCCCCCGAGGACGAGCTCCACGTCCGAGCGCTCGGCGCCGCGGACCTCGTCGACGAACATGCGGGCTCCCGCGGCCAGCGGGATCATCGGGACGCCGAGCGAGGCGAACCGCTCCTTGAGCTGGGGCGTGACCATCCCGCCCTCCCAGGGTCCCCACCCGAACGACTTCACGAGGATCTGGGGGCGGCGCCGGGACTCGGCGCAGGCGACCTTCGCGAGAACCTCGTTCGCCATGGCGTAGTCGGCCTGGCCGTTGTTGCCGCAGCGGGCCGAGACCGACGAGAAGACGCAGAGGAGCTTCAGCGGGTCGTCCCCGGTGGCGGCGAGGAGCGCGCGGAGCCCCTTCACCTTCGTGTCGAAGACCCGGTCGAACTGCTCGTCGGTCTTCTGCGAGATCTTCCGGTCCGCCAGGACGCCCGCGGCGTGGACGAGCCCGGCGACGGGACCCCACTCGCCTCGGACCCGGGCGAGGACGGCACCGAGCGCCGGGGCGTCGTCCACGCTCACGGGCTCGTAACGCGCCTCGCCGCCCGCGGCCGCGATCGCCGCGAGCGTCCGGCGGATCTCGCGGTTCGACAGGACCTCGTGAACCCGGGCTCCGAGCTCGGCCGGCGCGGGGTTCCGCCCCTGGTGGCGCGCTTCGGCGAGGAGCGCCTTCTTCAGTCCCGCCTCGTCCGTGATGCCCGCGCAGGGGGCGGGTTCCTCTGCGAGCGGCGTCCTGCCGAGGAGGACGAACCGCGCGCGGCTCTCTCGCGCCCATTCCTCGAGGCACGCGGCCGTGACACCGCGGGCGCCGCCCGACACGACGACGACGTCTCCCGGAACGATGACCGGGGCGCCCGCGGAGACGGGCCTCGCCACGCTCCGGAGCGTGAACCGCCCTCCGGCCGCCGGGAGCGCCACCTCCGCCTCCCCGCCCCCTTCGAGCAGCTCGGCCACGAGGGCCTTCGCGAGCGCCGCCGGCGCACGGCCACCCCGTTCGAGGTCGATGGCTTTCAGAGAAGCCTGCGGCCACTCCTGTCCAGCGGTCTTTACGAGCGCCGGCAGGCCCGCGAGCCACGCCCGCAGCGGGTCCATCGGGCCCGTCCCGAAGGAGGCTCCCGTGTCGTGGACCGTCACGAAGAGGCCGCGCTCCTTCTCGAGCCTCTCCGCGAGCAGACGCGCGAGAGCGAACGCCTCGCGGTTCACGGCGATGGCCTCGTCAATGTCCGCGACCTCTCTGAGACCGCCGAGGTAGACGCACGCCGTCGCAGCGGAGGGAAGACTCGAAGTGGCCTTCGCGTTCACGCCGCGGGCACGCAGCTCCGCGGCGAGCGCCTCGTCCAGCTCGGGCGAGCCGGTGATCCAGACCTCGCCGCCAGAGAGGAGTCCGGGTTGCGCGAGGCCGGTCGCGGGAGCCGCGATCCGCTCCAGGACGAAGCGCCCCAGCGGAGGGGCGGCCATTGCGGGGAGGACCGGCGTCGCGGCGGGCACGACGGGCGCGTTGGGCGCTGCCGTCGCCGGCACCGACGCGGGCGCCGCTGCGGAAACCGCCGCGGGCTCCCCGATGCCCTTCATGTACTCGACGATGGCGCCGAGGGTGCGCAGCGACCCCATGTGCCCCATGTCCACCGACCGCAGCTCCGGCGCCTGGTCGGCGACCGCCGAGAGGATCTCGACCCTCTTGATCGAGTCGATCCCGAGGTCCCCTTCGAGGTCCATCCCGAGGTTCAGCATGTCGGCCGGGTAGCCCGTCTTCTCCGCCACGACCGCGAGCATCAGGGCCTGCAGGTCGACGTCGGACGTCGCCGTGATCTTTGCTTGCGGAGGCGCCGATTCCTGCGGACCGATGCCCTTCATGTACTCGACGATCGCGCCGAGGGTGCGCAGCGACCCCATGTGGCCCATGTCCACCGACCGCAAGTCCGGCACCTGGTCGGCGACCGCCGACAGGATCTCGACTCTCTTGATCGAGTCGATCCCGAGGTCCCCCTCGAGGTCCATCCCGAGGTTCAGCATGTCGGCCGGGTAGCCCGTCTTCTCGGCGACGACCGCGAGCATCAGGGCCTGCAGGTCGGCGTGGGAGGGCGGCGCGACGGGAGTCGGGACCTTCGCTGCGGCCGGCACGACGGCGACAGGGCGCGCGGTGGGCGGCGCCTCGGCGGACCTAGGCGCCTCGACCGCGTGAACGACCGGCACCGGAGCCGGCGGAGGCGTCCACGCCGGCGCCGGCGGCGCGGGAACGATCCGCGAGGCCGTCTCCCTCGTGGCCGGGACCGCCGGCATCGCGATGGCCCGGCCCGTCACCATCGCGGTGAGGCCGAGCATTCCCGACTCCGCGACGCGCAGGAAAGAGGAGTGGCTCTCGGCCATCGCCCTCTGATAGACGGCGTGCGCTTCGGCGGTCTGCCTCTGCGTCTCCTGGAAGGCCAGGACCCAGTCGGAGGGAGCGCCGGCGAGGGAACCGGCGGGTGCGACGGAAGACGAAGGCGGAGCGGGGAACGGCGCGGTCTCGTGCTTCAACTGGTCCTCTCGCGTCGCTGCGACGACAGGTCTCGCCGGAGCGGGGGCGGCCTGCAGCACGGGCTGCACGGGCCGCGGCGGGTTCGGGGCGGGGAGCGACGCGGCGCCGCCCGGCGGGGGATAGAGCTTTCCGTGGTTGCTGCCGTTGATCGACACGGCGAGCTTCGAGCGGGACGCGGCCGCTTCCCGCACGGGCGGGCGACAGTCCGCGAAGAGGTTCGCGGGCGACACCGCCACGCCCGCCGCCACGAGCCGCGCGAGCGCGAGCTGGAGCGACTCGACGCCGTTCCTCCCCTTCCTGTCGAGGCTGACGGCGAGGTGGGGACGGCCGTCGAGGATCCGTCCCAGGAGGCCCGTGAGGACCGAGCCCGGGCCGACCTCGAGGAACGTGCGGGCCCCTGCGGCGTACATCCCTTCGACCATCTCGACGAAGCGGACCTCGCTCGCGACCTGGCCCGCGAGGGCCGAGCGGAGCTCGTCGGGGGCGGTCCCGTGCGCGGCGGCGAGGGCGTTCGAATAGACCGGCAGCGCGGGCGACGCGAACGGGACCTCCGCGAGGAAGAGGGAGAACGGCTCGCAGGCGCCCGCCACCAGGCTCGAGTGGAACGCGGTGGCAACCGGGAGCCGCTGGAACGTGATTCCCTCCGCCTTCAGGCTCGTTTCGAAATCCGCGACGTCGGCCGTCGCGCCCGAGACGACGACCTGCGCCGGACCGTTGTGGTTCGCGACGACGACCCGCGGGGCGAGGCGCGCGAGGAGCTCGCGGACCTTTCCGACCGGCAGGTTCAGCGCCGTCATGGCGCCCGGGATCGCGGCCGCCTCGGCCATCAGCTCGCCGCGGCGGCGCGCCACTCTCAGGAGATCCTCTTCACTCGCGAAGACGCTCGCCGCGCGAAGGGCGACGACCTCGCCGAGGCTGTGCCCCCCGACCAGGTCGGCACGGATTCCGATCTCGTCGAGGAGGGCAAGCTGTGAGAGCGAAACGCAGGCGATCGCCGGCTGGGCCCACTGCGTCGAGGTGAGCCTCGCGAGGTCGCGCTTCTCCTTCTCCTCGCCGAATCCCGGTCTCGGGAAGACCACCTCGTGGAGCGAGGTCCCATCCTCCATCTCGAGGTTCGCGGCGCGATCCCAGGCGCCGAGCGCCGGGGCGAATCCCATCGCGAGGTCGGCGCCCATCCCCACGTACTGGCTCCCCTGCCCCGGGAAGAGAAAGGCGACCTTACCCTCGTGCAGGCCCGCACCGAACGCGCTGCCGTCCGGCAGCGCGAAGGGTTCGCCGGGAGCGGCCTCGATCCGCTTCGCGGCCTCGAGGAGCTTCGCCGCGAGGTCGGCCCCGTCGGCGGCGAGGACGGCGAGACGCGCGGTCGCGTCCGGCCGATAGGCCTCCTGGCTCTCGTGGG contains:
- a CDS encoding SDR family oxidoreductase; protein product: MTHDSSPNRQPIAVVGVSALFPGSTDATGFWKDILAGTDLIRDVPPSHWLVEDYYDPDPAAPDKTYAKRGAFLDPVDFDALGWGVPPSTIPATDTSQLLALVVAQKVLQDALREQFETADRSRVSVILGVTSAQELLSSMVSRLQRPVWVKSLRESGLPEDEVTAICDRIANHYVPWQESTFPGLLGNVVAGRIANRLNLGGTNCVTDAACASTLSALSMGVAELQLGHSDLVISGGVDTLNDIFMFLCFSKTPALSPTGDCRPFSDKADGTMLGEGLGMVALKRLADAERDGDRIYAVIRGVGSSSDGRSKSVYAPVPAGQAKALDRAYELAGYGPQTVELVEAHGTGTKAGDVAEFEGLRQVFDGAGRKDRQWCALGSVKSQIGHAKAAAGAAGLFKAIMALHHGVLPPTIKVDAPNPKLGLDESPFYLSTKARPWVRDARHPRRASVSAFGFGGSNFHVALEEYRGPAPRAARLGTLAREMVVVCGDDAAEVVAKARELAMEAAGIGEAGRLARRAHESQEAYRPDATARLAVLAADGADLAAKLLEAAKRIEAAPGEPFALPDGSAFGAGLHEGKVAFLFPGQGSQYVGMGADLAMGFAPALGAWDRAANLEMEDGTSLHEVVFPRPGFGEEKEKRDLARLTSTQWAQPAIACVSLSQLALLDEIGIRADLVGGHSLGEVVALRAASVFASEEDLLRVARRRGELMAEAAAIPGAMTALNLPVGKVRELLARLAPRVVVANHNGPAQVVVSGATADVADFETSLKAEGITFQRLPVATAFHSSLVAGACEPFSLFLAEVPFASPALPVYSNALAAAHGTAPDELRSALAGQVASEVRFVEMVEGMYAAGARTFLEVGPGSVLTGLLGRILDGRPHLAVSLDRKGRNGVESLQLALARLVAAGVAVSPANLFADCRPPVREAAASRSKLAVSINGSNHGKLYPPPGGAASLPAPNPPRPVQPVLQAAPAPARPVVAATREDQLKHETAPFPAPPSSSVAPAGSLAGAPSDWVLAFQETQRQTAEAHAVYQRAMAESHSSFLRVAESGMLGLTAMVTGRAIAMPAVPATRETASRIVPAPPAPAWTPPPAPVPVVHAVEAPRSAEAPPTARPVAVVPAAAKVPTPVAPPSHADLQALMLAVVAEKTGYPADMLNLGMDLEGDLGIDSIKRVEILSAVADQVPDLRSVDMGHMGSLRTLGAIVEYMKGIGPQESAPPQAKITATSDVDLQALMLAVVAEKTGYPADMLNLGMDLEGDLGIDSIKRVEILSAVADQAPELRSVDMGHMGSLRTLGAIVEYMKGIGEPAAVSAAAPASVPATAAPNAPVVPAATPVLPAMAAPPLGRFVLERIAAPATGLAQPGLLSGGEVWITGSPELDEALAAELRARGVNAKATSSLPSAATACVYLGGLREVADIDEAIAVNREAFALARLLAERLEKERGLFVTVHDTGASFGTGPMDPLRAWLAGLPALVKTAGQEWPQASLKAIDLERGGRAPAALAKALVAELLEGGGEAEVALPAAGGRFTLRSVARPVSAGAPVIVPGDVVVVSGGARGVTAACLEEWARESRARFVLLGRTPLAEEPAPCAGITDEAGLKKALLAEARHQGRNPAPAELGARVHEVLSNREIRRTLAAIAAAGGEARYEPVSVDDAPALGAVLARVRGEWGPVAGLVHAAGVLADRKISQKTDEQFDRVFDTKVKGLRALLAATGDDPLKLLCVFSSVSARCGNNGQADYAMANEVLAKVACAESRRRPQILVKSFGWGPWEGGMVTPQLKERFASLGVPMIPLAAGARMFVDEVRGAERSDVELVLGGEPKAEALLFAGAEARVQELELKVQRRSHGYLEGHSIKGTPVIPVVLAAEWLSRAARSFRPGLALAALHDIKVLKGIRLGGFDNGGDRFVIQARQVLGGSGTWLQLDVRGSAGTHHYSARAELLSELGTPEPELPELELGAWSGEPIYQDLLFHRGAFELIEEVEGISDHGAGGRVKGVERAGWPNGTANPWQLDVAALDGGLQVAVLYAQRMLGRENLPTTIGELRSYRSAPAPGVVSVAAYRRKVGSLGVTTDIHFTDDKGRRLAALLGVETHAYPAGSQV